In Bacillus cytotoxicus NVH 391-98, the following are encoded in one genomic region:
- a CDS encoding ABC transporter substrate-binding protein, whose protein sequence is MKKSLKVMLATLFAVSVVGCNTAKKEESSDKEKKVKVVLDWFPNTNHTGLYVAKTKDYYKKQGLDVEVIQPGDNVSAEQMIASGKADFGVSYQENVTSARVEGIPVVSIGAIIQHNTSAFASLKKDNITSPKDFEGKRYGGWGAPAEEATLKTIMDKHQADFSKVEKIVLGQTDFFKSIGRDADFEWIYYGWDGIEAKRQGKELNTIMVKDLDPALDFYSPVLITSEKNIKRNKDVVKKFMSATAEGYHFAIQEPKQAADILIKNVPDINKELVQESQKWLSTKYQDDAKAWGVQKEEVWTNYMNFLYDNKVIKKKIDVKDAFTNEFLPSET, encoded by the coding sequence ATGAAAAAGAGCTTAAAAGTCATGTTAGCAACACTGTTTGCAGTAAGTGTTGTCGGCTGTAATACAGCGAAGAAAGAAGAGAGCAGTGACAAAGAGAAAAAAGTAAAAGTTGTTTTAGATTGGTTTCCGAATACAAACCATACTGGTTTATATGTGGCAAAAACAAAAGATTATTATAAGAAACAAGGTTTAGATGTAGAAGTTATTCAGCCTGGTGATAATGTATCAGCAGAGCAAATGATTGCTTCTGGAAAAGCTGATTTTGGTGTGAGCTATCAAGAAAATGTTACATCGGCACGTGTGGAAGGGATTCCAGTTGTATCAATTGGAGCAATTATTCAACATAACACATCGGCATTTGCTTCTTTAAAAAAAGATAATATTACTTCACCAAAAGATTTTGAAGGAAAGCGTTATGGAGGATGGGGAGCACCAGCAGAGGAAGCAACTTTAAAAACCATTATGGATAAACATCAAGCCGACTTTAGTAAAGTAGAAAAAATTGTGCTTGGACAAACAGATTTCTTCAAATCAATTGGTCGTGATGCTGATTTTGAATGGATTTATTATGGCTGGGATGGAATTGAAGCGAAACGTCAAGGAAAAGAATTAAATACAATAATGGTAAAAGATTTAGATCCAGCACTAGACTTTTATAGCCCTGTTCTTATCACAAGTGAAAAGAACATAAAGCGAAATAAAGATGTTGTGAAAAAGTTTATGAGTGCAACAGCAGAAGGATATCATTTTGCAATTCAGGAGCCAAAACAAGCAGCTGATATTTTAATCAAGAATGTTCCAGATATTAATAAAGAGTTAGTGCAAGAAAGTCAAAAGTGGTTAAGTACAAAATATCAAGATGATGCAAAAGCGTGGGGAGTACAGAAGGAAGAAGTTTGGACAAATTACATGAATTTCTTATACGATAATAAGGTAATCAAAAAGAAAATTGATGTAAAAGATGCCTTTACAAATGAATTCCTTCCAAGTGAAACATGA
- a CDS encoding alkaline phosphatase family protein, translated as MNTAVTNHVIILSFDCLSALDFPILQELPHFQSLMQRGAIAKKVETIYPSLTYPSHATIVTGNYPSKHGVVCNTLLQPGRESPDWHWYRRSIKGTTLYDEARKANLTTAALLWPVTGRAKIDYNLPEIFPNRPWQNQILVSLFSGSLLYQLELNHRFGHIRKGLSQPELDDFVLASAVYTIQTKKPNVMFVHFTDLDTQRHYHGFHSPKTEAAIKRHDERLGKITKALQASGIYEESTIIALGDHSALNESKAIQLNVLFHQKGLISINQRGKLTHWKAYCQSCDGSAYVYVKDKNDIQTIQTVQHLLETLLQNKQNGIEFILHDEAAKEYGADGNCLFMLEAQEGYYFTESYTGDFIKEITKNDVISNKKYTFGTHGYSPTKPNYETIFIAGGKGIRQGVVIPYMRLIDEGPTIARLLGLHLGKTDGTVIEDLLQL; from the coding sequence ATGAATACAGCAGTAACGAATCATGTCATCATTTTATCTTTCGATTGTTTATCAGCCTTAGATTTTCCTATATTACAAGAGCTTCCCCATTTTCAATCTCTTATGCAGCGAGGAGCAATCGCCAAAAAGGTGGAAACAATTTATCCTTCGTTAACATACCCAAGCCACGCTACGATTGTAACTGGCAACTATCCTAGTAAACATGGCGTTGTGTGCAATACTTTACTTCAACCAGGGCGAGAATCACCAGATTGGCATTGGTATCGGCGTTCCATTAAAGGAACAACATTATATGACGAAGCACGAAAAGCAAATTTAACGACAGCAGCACTTCTATGGCCCGTTACGGGAAGAGCGAAAATAGACTATAACCTACCAGAAATCTTTCCAAATAGACCATGGCAAAATCAAATTTTAGTTTCATTATTTAGCGGCAGTCTGCTTTATCAGCTCGAACTTAACCATCGTTTTGGTCATATTAGAAAAGGATTATCGCAACCAGAACTCGATGATTTCGTTCTTGCTTCCGCTGTTTATACGATTCAAACGAAAAAACCTAATGTGATGTTTGTCCATTTTACAGATTTAGACACGCAACGCCATTATCACGGATTTCATTCTCCTAAAACAGAGGCGGCTATCAAACGGCACGATGAGCGGTTAGGAAAAATAACAAAGGCTTTACAAGCAAGTGGGATATACGAAGAAAGTACCATTATCGCACTCGGTGATCACAGTGCTCTAAATGAAAGTAAAGCAATTCAATTAAACGTTCTCTTTCATCAAAAAGGACTCATTTCTATTAATCAAAGGGGCAAACTCACACATTGGAAAGCATATTGTCAAAGTTGTGACGGTTCAGCTTACGTGTATGTAAAAGATAAAAATGATATACAAACGATTCAAACTGTTCAACATCTTCTTGAGACCCTTCTTCAAAATAAACAAAATGGAATTGAATTTATTCTTCATGATGAAGCGGCAAAAGAATATGGCGCTGATGGCAATTGTCTTTTTATGCTAGAAGCCCAGGAAGGTTATTATTTCACTGAAAGTTACACCGGAGATTTTATAAAAGAAATTACAAAGAACGATGTAATTTCTAATAAAAAGTATACATTCGGTACACATGGTTATTCTCCTACAAAACCAAACTATGAAACAATCTTTATAGCGGGTGGAAAAGGAATTCGACAAGGAGTTGTCATTCCATATATGCGACTTATTGATGAGGGCCCTACCATTGCACGCTTACTTGGATTACACCTTGGCAAAACGGATGGAACTGTAATAGAGGATTTACTACAATTGTAA
- a CDS encoding MTH1187 family thiamine-binding protein encodes MSQQVTISFSVVPQAKTKDLYTVVDKAIEVVQQSGVRYEVGAMETTMEGDLNELLDIIKRAQQACVDAGAEEVITSIKIHYRPSTGVTIDEKVWKYRDEYEKTEAI; translated from the coding sequence ATGTCACAACAAGTTACAATTTCATTTTCAGTGGTACCACAAGCAAAAACAAAAGATTTATATACGGTCGTGGATAAGGCAATTGAAGTTGTCCAACAATCAGGCGTTCGTTATGAAGTAGGTGCGATGGAAACAACGATGGAAGGAGATTTAAATGAACTTCTTGATATTATAAAACGTGCACAACAAGCTTGTGTAGATGCTGGAGCAGAAGAAGTGATTACCTCTATTAAAATCCACTATCGTCCAAGCACAGGTGTAACAATTGATGAAAAAGTATGGAAGTATCGTGATGAATATGAAAAAACAGAAGCGATCTAA
- a CDS encoding ABC transporter ATP-binding protein, whose amino-acid sequence MSGLRIKDVVKAFGGKNVLENIHASIQEGEFVSFVGPSGCGKSTLLNMIASVEDTTSGEITYHDELVQTQDCVSYMPQQDLLLPWRSALQNIVLPLEIEGKKSKKERLAEGMEALKQFGLFEYADHYPDSLSGGMRQRISFLRTYLCEKPIMLLDEPFGKLDAFTKMEVHRWLLDSWHQEKQTIVMVTHDLDEAILLSDRVFILSQRPATIVGEVHVHLPRPRTMDMLTSVELKEDKTEILKTLAPYMKK is encoded by the coding sequence ATGAGTGGATTACGAATAAAAGATGTTGTGAAAGCATTCGGTGGTAAAAATGTATTAGAGAATATTCATGCTTCTATACAAGAAGGTGAATTTGTATCCTTTGTAGGCCCGAGCGGTTGTGGGAAAAGTACATTGCTTAATATGATTGCCAGTGTGGAAGATACAACTAGCGGTGAGATTACGTATCATGATGAGCTTGTACAAACACAAGATTGTGTAAGTTATATGCCGCAGCAAGATTTATTGCTTCCGTGGCGTTCAGCTTTACAAAATATTGTGTTGCCATTAGAAATTGAGGGAAAGAAGTCTAAGAAAGAACGTTTAGCAGAGGGGATGGAAGCATTAAAACAATTTGGATTGTTTGAATATGCAGATCATTATCCCGACTCATTATCTGGAGGAATGAGGCAGCGGATTAGCTTTCTTCGTACGTATTTATGTGAGAAACCTATTATGTTACTTGATGAACCGTTCGGAAAATTAGATGCCTTTACAAAAATGGAAGTGCATCGCTGGCTGTTAGATTCTTGGCATCAAGAGAAACAAACAATTGTAATGGTAACGCACGACTTAGACGAAGCGATACTATTATCTGACCGTGTATTCATCTTATCGCAAAGACCAGCAACTATTGTAGGGGAAGTACACGTTCATTTACCCCGTCCGCGAACAATGGATATGTTAACATCTGTGGAATTAAAAGAAGATAAAACAGAAATTTTAAAGACATTAGCTCCGTATATGAAGAAATAA
- a CDS encoding MFS transporter: MKNLFSNRAFLLVTISDILQQLAIWIRNMALLYFVMERTNNDPISVSLLSVMEYAPIFIFSFVGGALADRWNPNRTMVAGDMLSVCSIIGIIVLLKMDYWQAIFFATLVSAIVGQFSQPSSSKIFKRYVEEKYVSNAIAFNQTLQSLFLIFGPVIGSVVYTQLGVFTALYSLIGLFLLSALALSFLPIWIEKEEKVERTLGSDIKEGWKFVLQTKNVSMITVAFAIIGLAVGLTNPLEVFLVIERLGLNKEAVQYLAVADGIGMLIGGGVAAIFASKVHPKKMFVFGMFVLALSFLVEGVSTSFWLTSFMRFGTGICLACVNIVVGTLMIQLVPENMVGRVNGTILPIFMGAMLMGNAFAGGVKEVTSIIVVFCIAMLLSLMAILPILRMNIGSAKVTNQMESTKQNGVKSFK, encoded by the coding sequence ATGAAAAATTTATTTAGTAATCGCGCTTTTTTATTAGTCACGATATCCGATATTTTGCAACAACTTGCTATTTGGATAAGAAATATGGCACTTTTATATTTTGTTATGGAAAGGACGAACAACGATCCTATCTCAGTTTCATTATTATCGGTTATGGAGTATGCACCTATTTTTATTTTTTCATTTGTCGGCGGTGCACTAGCTGATCGGTGGAATCCGAACCGAACAATGGTAGCTGGCGATATGTTAAGTGTATGTTCCATTATAGGTATTATTGTATTGTTAAAAATGGATTATTGGCAGGCCATATTTTTTGCAACGCTTGTCTCAGCGATTGTTGGACAATTTTCTCAGCCTTCATCATCAAAAATTTTTAAGCGTTATGTAGAAGAAAAATATGTTTCAAATGCGATTGCATTCAATCAAACGTTACAGTCATTGTTTCTCATTTTTGGTCCAGTTATAGGGTCTGTTGTTTATACACAATTAGGGGTGTTTACAGCGTTATATAGCTTAATTGGACTCTTTTTGTTATCTGCCCTGGCATTGTCCTTTTTACCAATATGGATTGAAAAAGAGGAAAAAGTAGAGCGTACATTAGGAAGCGATATAAAAGAAGGGTGGAAATTCGTTCTTCAAACGAAAAATGTAAGCATGATTACAGTTGCTTTTGCGATTATCGGTTTAGCGGTTGGATTAACGAATCCATTAGAAGTTTTTCTCGTTATTGAACGATTAGGATTAAATAAGGAAGCTGTTCAATATTTAGCAGTTGCCGATGGAATAGGAATGCTAATTGGAGGTGGTGTTGCTGCTATATTTGCTTCCAAGGTACATCCGAAGAAAATGTTTGTGTTTGGTATGTTTGTATTAGCTCTATCATTTCTCGTAGAGGGAGTATCAACATCATTTTGGTTGACTAGCTTCATGAGGTTTGGAACGGGCATTTGTTTAGCTTGTGTTAATATTGTTGTTGGCACACTTATGATTCAGCTTGTACCAGAAAATATGGTTGGGCGTGTAAATGGTACCATTCTTCCAATTTTTATGGGAGCTATGCTAATGGGGAATGCATTTGCTGGAGGAGTGAAAGAAGTGACTTCAATCATCGTTGTCTTTTGTATAGCAATGCTACTTAGTTTAATGGCAATTTTACCTATTTTACGTATGAATATAGGTAGTGCGAAAGTGACAAATCAAATGGAAAGTACAAAGCAAAATGGTGTTAAAAGCTTTAAATAA
- a CDS encoding MFS transporter produces the protein MKKISRQEKSWILYDWANSVYSLVITTALFPIYFKSAAKEAGLSGATSTAFWGYANSISTLLISILAPILGTVADYKGFKKRFFIFFFSLGILFTSMLAIVPTSQWYLLLICYMFALIGFAGANIFYDAFLVDVTSEERMDQISTRGFALGYIGSTIPFIGCIALIMLSQKGIIPLSAGIASQISFAITALWWGLFTIPMLKNVEQRHYIERESKPIVMSFKRLTNTFKNIKQYRTVFIFLLAYFFYIDGVDTIITMSTAYGTDLGISATNLLIILFVTQIVACPFALLYGKLSAMFTGRKMLYVGIIIYIIICIYAYFLKTTLDFWILAMLVATSQGGIQALSRSYFAKLVPKDAANEFFGFYNIFGKFAAIIGPVLVGVTTQLTGKTNTGVLSITVLFILGGFILTRVPEHTTSVTPPTPKLETL, from the coding sequence ATGAAAAAAATATCTAGGCAAGAAAAAAGCTGGATATTGTATGACTGGGCCAATTCAGTATATTCACTTGTCATTACAACCGCACTCTTTCCTATTTACTTTAAATCTGCGGCAAAAGAAGCTGGTTTATCCGGTGCAACTTCAACAGCATTTTGGGGATATGCAAACTCTATCTCTACACTCCTCATTTCTATACTTGCGCCAATACTTGGCACCGTTGCCGATTATAAAGGATTTAAGAAGCGCTTTTTCATCTTCTTTTTCAGTCTGGGCATTCTATTTACAAGTATGCTAGCTATCGTTCCTACTTCACAATGGTATCTATTACTCATTTGTTATATGTTCGCTTTAATCGGATTTGCTGGTGCAAATATCTTTTATGATGCATTTTTAGTCGATGTTACATCAGAAGAGCGAATGGACCAAATTTCAACGCGCGGATTTGCACTAGGCTATATCGGAAGCACCATCCCCTTTATCGGTTGTATTGCTCTTATTATGTTATCACAAAAAGGAATCATTCCCTTATCAGCAGGCATAGCGAGTCAAATTTCTTTTGCGATTACAGCTCTTTGGTGGGGACTATTTACAATTCCCATGCTAAAGAATGTAGAACAAAGACACTATATTGAAAGAGAATCAAAACCGATTGTTATGAGTTTTAAGCGTTTAACAAATACTTTTAAAAACATAAAACAATATCGAACCGTCTTTATATTCCTACTCGCTTACTTTTTCTATATCGATGGAGTGGATACGATTATTACTATGTCGACAGCTTATGGAACAGATCTTGGTATTAGTGCAACAAATCTCCTTATCATTTTATTTGTCACACAAATTGTAGCTTGTCCATTCGCTTTACTATACGGAAAACTCTCTGCAATGTTTACAGGAAGAAAAATGTTATATGTCGGCATCATCATCTATATTATCATTTGCATATATGCTTATTTTCTAAAAACAACGTTAGACTTTTGGATTCTTGCTATGCTTGTCGCAACTTCTCAAGGAGGAATTCAAGCATTAAGCCGTTCCTATTTTGCTAAATTAGTACCGAAAGACGCCGCAAATGAGTTCTTTGGATTTTATAACATTTTTGGTAAATTTGCTGCAATTATCGGTCCCGTACTCGTCGGTGTTACAACCCAATTAACTGGAAAAACAAATACAGGTGTATTAAGTATTACGGTTTTATTTATTCTAGGGGGCTTCATACTAACACGCGTACCTGAACACACTACTTCCGTTACACCACCAACGCCAAAATTAGAAACATTATAA
- a CDS encoding ABC transporter permease — protein MNMKKQKRSNFAITTVWLILLIAIWEGSVSLFHIEPWILPKPSTIIQELIGMKELLLPNITKTLQEVISGLFFAILLGTSIAIMMDVIPIFRLLMNPLLVISQTIPIVVLAPLFIIWFGYGMLPKVMVVILVCFFPIALSILEGFQTVDKSMLKLLQTMRASKWQMYQKVKFPAVLPYFFSGLKIAVTYSVMGAIIGEWLGASEGLGVMLTRATKSFLTARVFGIAAMIVIVTLFLYFIVECMARITAPWIYRKEDRK, from the coding sequence ATGAATATGAAAAAACAGAAGCGATCTAATTTCGCAATTACAACAGTTTGGCTGATTCTTCTCATTGCGATATGGGAAGGATCTGTTTCATTATTTCACATTGAACCATGGATACTGCCAAAACCTTCTACGATTATACAAGAATTAATTGGCATGAAAGAGCTATTACTTCCAAATATAACAAAGACGTTGCAAGAAGTGATAAGCGGTTTGTTTTTTGCAATTCTACTTGGAACAAGTATTGCTATTATGATGGATGTTATCCCGATTTTTCGCCTTCTTATGAATCCGTTACTTGTTATTTCACAAACTATTCCAATTGTTGTGCTTGCACCTCTATTTATCATTTGGTTTGGATATGGAATGCTACCAAAGGTGATGGTTGTTATTCTTGTTTGTTTCTTCCCAATTGCCCTTAGTATTTTAGAAGGATTTCAAACGGTAGATAAAAGTATGCTCAAATTATTACAAACAATGCGTGCATCAAAATGGCAAATGTATCAAAAAGTAAAATTTCCTGCTGTGCTTCCATATTTTTTCTCAGGGTTAAAAATTGCTGTTACATATAGTGTGATGGGGGCAATTATTGGGGAATGGCTTGGTGCAAGTGAAGGATTAGGGGTTATGTTAACCCGTGCAACAAAGTCGTTTTTAACTGCTCGTGTATTTGGTATAGCGGCTATGATTGTAATCGTCACGTTATTTTTATATTTTATCGTAGAGTGTATGGCCAGAATAACAGCACCATGGATATATAGAAAGGAAGACAGAAAATGA
- a CDS encoding glycosyl hydrolase family 18 protein, whose translation MKIKKCSLLLLSLLLFLPLFLTNFIAPNFALADSSSTSKKIVGYFPSWGIYGRNYQVADIDASKLTHLNYAFADICWNGRHGNPSTHPDNPNKQTWPCKESSVPLQNKDVPDGTLVLGEPWADVNKSFPGSGTTWEDCDKYARCGNFGELKRLKAKYPHLKTLISVGGWTWSNRFSDMAADEKTRKVFAESTVAFIREYGFDGVDLDWEYPGVETIPGGSYRPEDKQNFTLLLQDVRNALDKASSEDGKSYLLTIASGASQRYADHTELKKISQIVDWINIMTYDFHGGWEATSNHNAALYKDPQDPAADTKYYVDGAVEIYKNEGVPADKIVLGVPFYGRGWKSCGKDNNGQYQPCTPGNDGKLASKGTWDDYSTGDTGIYDYGDLAANYVNKNGFVRYWNDNAKVPYLYNENTGTFISYDDNESMKHKTDYIKAKDLGGAMFWELSGDCRKSSKYDCNGPKLLDTLVTELLGGPIQQKDNEPPTTVKNIVVTNKNANFVQLSWTASTDNVGVTEYEVRSEKEKWTTTTNNITIKSLAPNTEYVFSIIAKDAAGNQSQPSSITVKTDDSNTSPPDGAENVIFAVTSNWGNGYNFSITIKNTGTTPIKNWNLEFDYNGNLTQFWDSKLIRKEKDHYVITNAGWNSEIPPGGSVTIGGVGTGTVADMLNPVIQTN comes from the coding sequence ATGAAGATTAAAAAATGTTCACTCTTGCTTCTGTCTCTACTACTCTTCTTGCCTCTTTTTCTTACAAACTTTATAGCTCCAAATTTCGCATTAGCAGATTCGTCATCAACAAGCAAAAAAATCGTTGGATATTTCCCTTCGTGGGGGATCTATGGCCGCAACTATCAAGTTGCCGATATAGATGCTTCTAAGCTCACTCATTTAAACTATGCATTTGCTGATATTTGTTGGAATGGCAGACACGGCAATCCTTCTACACACCCAGATAACCCAAATAAACAAACTTGGCCATGTAAAGAATCTAGCGTCCCACTACAAAATAAAGATGTTCCAGACGGTACGCTTGTATTAGGCGAACCATGGGCTGATGTTAATAAATCCTTTCCTGGTTCCGGAACAACATGGGAAGATTGTGATAAATATGCTCGCTGCGGGAATTTTGGAGAATTAAAGCGATTAAAGGCAAAATATCCACATTTAAAAACGCTTATATCCGTTGGGGGATGGACTTGGTCTAATCGCTTTTCAGACATGGCTGCTGATGAAAAAACGAGAAAAGTATTTGCCGAATCTACTGTCGCCTTTATTCGAGAATATGGTTTTGATGGTGTAGATTTAGATTGGGAATACCCAGGCGTTGAAACAATTCCAGGAGGGAGTTACCGTCCCGAAGATAAACAAAATTTCACACTACTTCTCCAAGATGTTCGAAATGCACTCGATAAAGCTAGCTCTGAAGATGGAAAATCCTACTTATTAACAATTGCTTCAGGTGCAAGCCAGCGCTACGCTGACCATACAGAGCTTAAAAAGATTTCCCAAATTGTAGATTGGATTAATATTATGACATATGACTTTCATGGAGGATGGGAAGCTACTTCCAATCATAATGCTGCACTATATAAAGATCCTCAGGATCCAGCAGCTGATACAAAATATTATGTAGATGGTGCAGTAGAAATTTATAAAAATGAAGGTGTCCCAGCAGATAAAATTGTACTAGGTGTTCCTTTTTATGGTCGCGGTTGGAAAAGTTGTGGGAAAGATAACAATGGACAATATCAGCCATGTACACCAGGTAACGATGGAAAGCTAGCCTCTAAAGGTACTTGGGATGATTATTCTACCGGTGATACAGGGATATATGATTATGGTGACCTAGCAGCAAACTATGTAAACAAAAATGGTTTTGTCCGTTACTGGAATGACAACGCTAAAGTGCCATACTTATACAACGAAAATACAGGAACATTTATTAGCTATGACGACAATGAATCTATGAAGCATAAAACAGATTATATAAAAGCAAAAGATTTAGGCGGGGCAATGTTTTGGGAATTAAGTGGAGATTGTCGTAAGAGCTCAAAATATGACTGTAATGGTCCAAAGTTACTTGATACATTAGTCACGGAACTATTAGGAGGACCTATTCAGCAAAAGGATAACGAACCCCCAACAACTGTAAAAAATATTGTTGTGACCAACAAAAATGCCAACTTCGTACAACTAAGTTGGACAGCATCTACTGATAATGTCGGTGTTACCGAATATGAAGTTCGTTCTGAAAAGGAGAAATGGACAACAACAACAAATAACATCACAATTAAAAGTTTAGCACCAAACACAGAATATGTTTTCTCTATCATTGCAAAAGATGCCGCTGGGAACCAATCACAGCCTTCTTCTATTACTGTTAAAACAGATGACAGCAATACTTCGCCCCCAGACGGTGCTGAGAATGTGATATTTGCAGTTACTTCCAATTGGGGCAATGGTTATAATTTCTCTATTACAATTAAAAATACTGGAACGACACCTATTAAAAACTGGAATTTAGAATTCGATTACAATGGAAATTTAACGCAATTTTGGGATTCGAAACTAATTCGTAAAGAAAAGGATCATTATGTCATAACAAATGCTGGCTGGAATAGTGAAATTCCTCCGGGTGGCTCTGTTACAATTGGCGGTGTCGGAACAGGAACTGTAGCAGATATGTTAAATCCAGTTATACAAACAAATTAG
- a CDS encoding DnaJ family domain-containing protein, with translation MDVFLHIAEEKIQQAIHNGDLNDLSGKGKPLQLEDLSMVPSELRMSYKILKNAHMIPPEMELQKEILKIEDLIACCYDESETKKLKAELTEKTLRFQQLMEKRKIKGSSAFRMYQNQILHKLR, from the coding sequence GTGGATGTTTTCTTGCATATTGCTGAGGAAAAAATTCAGCAAGCAATTCATAATGGTGATCTTAATGATTTATCTGGGAAGGGAAAACCACTGCAATTAGAAGATCTTTCAATGGTACCTTCAGAACTTAGAATGAGTTATAAAATTTTGAAGAATGCGCATATGATTCCTCCGGAGATGGAGTTACAAAAGGAGATATTAAAAATAGAGGATTTGATTGCGTGTTGTTATGATGAGTCAGAAACGAAAAAGTTAAAAGCAGAGTTAACGGAAAAAACACTTCGCTTTCAACAGTTAATGGAAAAAAGAAAAATAAAAGGAAGTTCGGCTTTTCGTATGTATCAAAATCAAATCCTTCATAAATTACGGTAA
- a CDS encoding YesK-like family protein, producing MDGFEVFYIIGAMTIVIVFTVSFLLKKLFPAKSFDIIFALVVILLCIAFLLVTIFVIGSWEGLGYGIACFFILLGTLIGMIAHQFFKLFRNTSV from the coding sequence ATGGATGGATTTGAAGTCTTTTATATCATTGGAGCGATGACCATTGTTATCGTATTTACTGTTTCGTTTTTGTTAAAAAAATTGTTTCCAGCAAAATCATTTGATATTATATTTGCACTTGTCGTAATCCTTCTTTGCATAGCTTTTTTGTTAGTCACAATTTTCGTTATTGGTAGTTGGGAAGGACTGGGATATGGTATAGCATGTTTCTTTATATTATTGGGAACACTTATTGGTATGATTGCTCATCAATTTTTTAAGCTTTTTCGAAATACATCTGTATAG
- a CDS encoding TetR/AcrR family transcriptional regulator — MRKSAEEIKKEIAYKAEELFSQKGYAATSMEEICEITERSKGSIYYHFKSKEELFLFVVKQHTYDWIEKWNVKEKQYHTSTEKLYGLAEFHVEDTQHPIFSAVEEFSTSQVVSKEVLDEMLTLARASYGVFEKLIEEGIQSGEFRQDNIRDLMYIVNGLLSGLGVLYYELDPIEMKRVYKKAIDVLLQGMAADS, encoded by the coding sequence ATGCGAAAAAGTGCAGAAGAAATAAAAAAAGAAATTGCATACAAAGCAGAAGAATTATTTTCGCAAAAAGGTTACGCTGCAACATCTATGGAAGAAATTTGCGAAATTACAGAGCGCAGTAAAGGAAGCATTTATTATCATTTCAAAAGTAAAGAAGAACTATTTTTATTTGTGGTCAAACAACATACGTATGATTGGATTGAGAAGTGGAATGTGAAAGAAAAGCAATATCATACGAGTACTGAAAAACTATATGGTCTTGCGGAATTTCATGTAGAAGATACACAACACCCGATTTTTAGTGCGGTAGAAGAGTTTTCTACAAGCCAAGTGGTGAGTAAAGAAGTACTAGATGAAATGCTTACTTTAGCAAGAGCATCATATGGTGTATTTGAAAAATTAATTGAGGAAGGAATCCAATCTGGGGAATTTCGTCAGGATAATATTCGTGATCTTATGTATATTGTAAATGGTTTATTGTCTGGGCTTGGTGTGCTTTATTATGAACTTGATCCTATAGAGATGAAACGAGTTTATAAAAAAGCAATTGATGTATTGTTACAAGGAATGGCAGCTGATTCTTAA